The following nucleotide sequence is from Candidatus Bipolaricaulis sibiricus.
TCTCTGCTGGGTAGATGGCCAAGAACGGATCAGGAATGGCCAGGGTAACTAGCAGAAGAGTAGGCTCTTTGACCCTGATCTCGACCGTCAAGGGATTGAGAGCTGTGACACTCTCCACAATCCCGGCGAACCTTCCGCCCCCTGGCGAATAGGCAAAATACCGTTCAAGAGATGCTACCACATCATCGGCAGTTAGAGTCTTTCCGTTGTGGAATCTCACCCCCGCGCGCAGATAGAAAATGTAGACAAGCCCGTCGGAACTTATCTCCCAGCTCTCAGCAAGCTGTGGGATGATGTCGTACTCCTCCCCGTAGACCACTAAGGTCTCAAAAACGTAGGGGGCTACCTGACGGACAACTACGTTGGTGCTGAGGTGTGGATCTAGGGTGGGTGGATTCGTCTGCATCGCTGCCTTGAGGATTCCTCCAGGGCGCCCCGGTTGAGCAAGTACCGGTAGCGAAAGCATCACCAGCGCTAACACAACAACCATCATCACGCGCTTCATGTCGAACCTCCTCGGGTCTTCCCCTCTCACACGAAACCTCACGTTCACCGAAACCCCAAGTTCACGCGCTGCTCCGCGTCGTTCCTCGCCGCTTTCACCTCCTCGCCTCGGTTCGGGGCCGCCCCCGCGCAACCCGTTGTCGGAAACAACCGAACCACCACCTCCACCTCCACCGCGATGTTGCCTGGCAGTACGCTTGTTCCCAGAGCCGCCCGTGCATGACGCCCCCTCTCCCCGAACAACCTCACCAGAAGCTCCGAAGCTCCGTTCAGGACCTTGGGTTGGTCGTGAAAACCAGGTGCGCTGCTGATGAACCCGCGAACATGGACCACCTC
It contains:
- a CDS encoding RidA family protein produces the protein MDAIEARLVELGLQLPPVPTPVAEYVPAKQVGDLVYVSGQGPIQNGRAICVGRVGAEVSLSEAYEAAQLCVLNSLAAVKMVAGSLDRVAEVVHVRGFISSAPGFHDQPKVLNGASELLVRLFGERGRHARAALGTSVLPGNIAVEVEVVVRLFPTTGCAGAAPNRGEEVKAARNDAEQRVNLGFR